A stretch of DNA from Thermanaerosceptrum fracticalcis:
TCAAATATCCCAAGGTAACAACACCTGAATATCTTTTACTCATGTCACAGGAAGCTGCCAGGATCTATGCTTCAAATATTAAGGAAGACGGCCTGATCGTAGTAGACAACAGTATTGTGCCGGAATTACCGCAAGTAAAGGCTAAAATTGTGAAGGTGCCCGTTTCACAGTTAGCCAGGGAGGAAATAGGAAACGAATTGACAGCTAATATCCTGGCTGTAGGGGCTTTAGCCAGTGCCGGCAATATTGTTTCTCTGGAGTCCCTGGAGAAAGCCGTGGCTTTGAGGTTACCTAAAGTGGCTGAATTAAATATTAAAGCCCTTAAGTTAGGATGGGATTGGGGGCAAAAAAGGGATTAAAGCCGGCTGAGCCGGCTTTAATTTATATATCAGAAAGTACAAGTTTTTAGGTTATCAATATTTTTTTTTAGAAAAACCCCAAAATATTTGGAGTTTTTCTTTGTAGCAGTCAGAAATACTAAAATGAAATATATAAAGACCCATACTGATGGGTCTTTTATGCTGGGCATTATGCGTTCTCTCAGGGCTTTATAATGGTCAATTCCCTGGCTACCTGAATTATTTTTGCTAAGGCATAGTTTAAATCCTCCCGGGTGTGGGTAGCCATTAAGGTGAGCCTCAGACGGCTGGTGCCAGGAGGGACTGTAGGCGGGCGAATGGCAGGAATGTAGATTCCCTCCTCCAGCAGTGCTTGACTGAACTGTAACGCTTTCTCAGCCTCGCCGATGATGATGGGAATGATGGGCGTTTTATTCTCCAGGATTTTAAATCCTGCTTCTTTAAGCCGGGTACACAGCCATTGGGCATTTTCCAGGAGGACCTTGCGCGGTTCCGGTTCCTGCTCTACGATCTCTAATGCGGCCAGGGCCACGGCGACGGTGGCTGGGGCCAGGGCCGTGGTAAAAATAAAACTCCTGGCCCTGTTTCTTAAATAATCAATAAGGCATTGTTTGCCAGCTACATAGCCACCCTCGCTGGCTAAGGCCTTGCTCAGGGTTCCCATTTGCATATCGATCTTGTCTTTTAAACCGAAGAGTTCTCCTGTACCTCCACCGTTGGGACCCAAAATCCCGCTGGCGTGGGCATCATCTACCATGGTGAGGGCATCAAATTGTTGGGCAATCCGGACAATATCATCCAGGGGAGCAATATCGCCATCCATGCTAAAAACACCGTCGGTGACAATGAGGCTGGGGCAACCTTGAAATTCTTTTACCTTTTGGTACAGGTCTTCCATGTCGCAGTGTTTATAAATGACAATTTTGGCGCCGCTTAATTTACAGCCGTCAATAATGCTGGCATGGTTTAACTCATCGCTGAAAATAACCCAGGACTTATCGGCTAAACCGGCGATAGCGCCTATGTTGGCCATATATCCCGTATTGAAGACCAGTGCGGCTTCCGTACCTTTAAAGCAGGCCAGGGCCTGTTCCAATTCCTGGTGGAGCCGGTAGCTTCCCGTGGTTAAGCGGGAGCCCCCGGAGCCAACGCCGTATTCCTGGAGAGCCTTAATGGCTGCTGCTTTGAGCCGCTCATCGTTACAAAGGCCCAGGTAACTGTTGGAAGCCATCAATAAAACTTCCCGCCCGTCTATAACGGTATGGGGACCTTGGGGTGCGCTTAAGTATTTTAAATCTCTATACAATCCCTGTTTCTTTATCTCTGTTAAGCGGTCAACGATTCGTTCCATACTCCTTTTCTCCAAAGTAATTTTTTAAAGGGAATGTCCCCTGATA
This window harbors:
- a CDS encoding 2-oxoacid:acceptor oxidoreductase family protein codes for the protein MANKLSIRLSGTGGQGIILGGIILAEAAILDGKEVVQTQSYGPEARGGASKAEVIISDETIKYPKVTTPEYLLLMSQEAARIYASNIKEDGLIVVDNSIVPELPQVKAKIVKVPVSQLAREEIGNELTANILAVGALASAGNIVSLESLEKAVALRLPKVAELNIKALKLGWDWGQKRD
- the bioF gene encoding 8-amino-7-oxononanoate synthase; amino-acid sequence: MERIVDRLTEIKKQGLYRDLKYLSAPQGPHTVIDGREVLLMASNSYLGLCNDERLKAAAIKALQEYGVGSGGSRLTTGSYRLHQELEQALACFKGTEAALVFNTGYMANIGAIAGLADKSWVIFSDELNHASIIDGCKLSGAKIVIYKHCDMEDLYQKVKEFQGCPSLIVTDGVFSMDGDIAPLDDIVRIAQQFDALTMVDDAHASGILGPNGGGTGELFGLKDKIDMQMGTLSKALASEGGYVAGKQCLIDYLRNRARSFIFTTALAPATVAVALAALEIVEQEPEPRKVLLENAQWLCTRLKEAGFKILENKTPIIPIIIGEAEKALQFSQALLEEGIYIPAIRPPTVPPGTSRLRLTLMATHTREDLNYALAKIIQVARELTIIKP